The Pseudophaeobacter arcticus DSM 23566 genome contains the following window.
GTCAGGGATCTGGCCGCCGATGAAAAACCGCGCAACCTATGACGCACTCGGCGCACAATGGTTGTGCGGCTGCGCTCACAGGCCCTTGAGTGAACGCCTAACGTATCTATATTTTTATTATATTACAATTACTTACTGGAAATTCTGAAAATCCTCTACAGTCGGAGCAACCGGCTGCGGCTTTGGTTCGAAAACACAATCCGCTTTCATTCGGGAGCCAACCTTCCTAGGTCGGAGCCATTAGAATTCAAGCAAAAGGTGTACCGAACCATGACGAAAGTCGCGATTGTCTATTACAGCGGATATGGCCACACAGAAGTGCAAGCCAAGGCCGTTGCCGAAGGGGCCAAGGGTGTCGAGGGCACCGAGGTCGAATTGCTGAAACTGTCCGAAGACGGAGAGCTGAACGAGGCAGCATGGGCGGCGCTCGATGCGGCCGATGCCATCGTCTATGGCAGCCCGACCTATATGGGCGGCCCCGCATGGCAGTTCAAAAAGTTCGCCGATGCCAGCTCGAAGCCTTGGTTTACGCAAAACTGGAAGGACAAGATCGGCGGCGGTTTTACCACCTCGGCCACAGTCAATGGCGACAAGTTTTCGACCATCCAGCAGTTCATTACATTGTCTCAGCAACATGGTCAGCTCTGGTGCGGCGTTGGCTTGATGCCAGCGAACACCAAGGCCGACGGCCCGGAAAAGCTGAACTGGACGGGCGGGTATTCCGGCCTTCTGGCGATTGCCCCCTCTGACAGCTCCCCCGAGGAGTATCCGACAGGCGGCGATCTGGATACCGCGCGCGCCTATGGCCAACGGTTGGCCGAAGTCGCCAGCCGCTGATCCGGTTTTGCAATACATGTTCCGGCCGCCCGAGCGCGCGGCGGCCGGAGCGCTTTTGGCGCAAGCGCCCACCATTCAGCAGCGCCACACCGCCCAATTCGCGTTTCGGCCGCCATCACGACCAGTTTGCTGTCCTGTGCGTGAAAACCTAGGCGCGCATTTCGCAAATGGTTTGGATTCTGCCCC
Protein-coding sequences here:
- a CDS encoding flavodoxin family protein, with translation MTKVAIVYYSGYGHTEVQAKAVAEGAKGVEGTEVELLKLSEDGELNEAAWAALDAADAIVYGSPTYMGGPAWQFKKFADASSKPWFTQNWKDKIGGGFTTSATVNGDKFSTIQQFITLSQQHGQLWCGVGLMPANTKADGPEKLNWTGGYSGLLAIAPSDSSPEEYPTGGDLDTARAYGQRLAEVASR